The Xanthobacter flavus genome includes a window with the following:
- the rpsP gene encoding 30S ribosomal protein S16, with protein sequence MSLKIRLARGGAKKRPYYRIVVADARAPRDGRFIEKIGTFNPLLAKDSETRVVLDTEKAKAWLEKGAQPTDRVARFLDAAGLLKREAKNNPKKAEPGQKAQERAKEKADKAAAAAGGEAAE encoded by the coding sequence ATGTCCCTCAAGATCCGTCTCGCCCGCGGCGGCGCCAAGAAGCGTCCCTACTACCGCATCGTCGTCGCCGACGCCCGCGCCCCGCGCGATGGCCGCTTCATCGAGAAGATCGGCACCTTCAACCCGCTGCTGGCGAAGGATTCCGAGACCCGCGTGGTGCTCGACACCGAGAAGGCGAAGGCCTGGCTCGAAAAGGGCGCCCAGCCCACCGACCGCGTGGCCCGCTTCCTCGACGCCGCCGGCCTGCTGAAGCGCGAAGCCAAGAACAACCCGAAGAAGGCCGAGCCCGGCCAGAAGGCCCAGGAGCGCGCCAAGGAGAAGGCCGACAAGGCCGCAGCGGCCGCCGGTGGCGAAGCCGCCGAGTGA